One window from the genome of Spiractinospora alimapuensis encodes:
- a CDS encoding GTP-binding protein has translation MPQPSDTVPDAVKIVVAGGFGAGKTTLVAALSEIQSLHTEELIGPHGGDLLSQADGKTTTTVALDFGRVTLDERTIIYLFGAPGQDRFSFMWDDLARGALGAIVLVDTRRLEECFSTIDYFEGRGVPFIVAVNVFADAKTFPAADVRGALAVDPDVPVTLCDARDRTSVNRAVVELVSHVLERELAGA, from the coding sequence ATGCCCCAGCCTTCCGACACCGTTCCCGACGCGGTCAAGATCGTCGTCGCCGGCGGATTCGGCGCGGGCAAGACCACGCTGGTGGCGGCGTTGAGCGAGATCCAGTCACTGCACACCGAGGAACTCATCGGTCCGCACGGCGGGGACCTGCTCAGCCAGGCCGACGGCAAGACGACGACCACGGTCGCCCTGGACTTCGGCCGGGTGACGCTGGACGAGCGCACCATCATCTACCTGTTCGGCGCGCCGGGCCAGGACCGGTTCTCCTTCATGTGGGACGACCTGGCACGTGGCGCCCTGGGCGCGATCGTCCTGGTCGACACACGCCGGCTGGAGGAGTGCTTCAGCACCATCGACTACTTCGAGGGTCGTGGCGTGCCGTTCATCGTGGCCGTGAACGTGTTCGCCGACGCCAAGACCTTTCCCGCGGCGGACGTACGGGGCGCGCTGGCGGTCGACCCCGACGTCCCGGTCACCCTCTGCGACGCTCGGGACCGCACGTCGGTGAACCGGGCCGTGGTGGAACTGGTGTCCCACGTCCTGGAACGTGAACTCGCCGGCGCCTGA
- a CDS encoding nucleoside hydrolase, translating into MPTPLIIDTDTAQDDCVALLVGLLDPTADLRAITMVAGNIGFDRQVHNAFLTLNAADRLGRVPIHLGCRRPLTRPWVSAEDVHGDGSGGLSVPTLAGEPEAEHAVDALVRIAAERPGEVTVVCIGPLTNIAAACLRDPDFVTNVRQLYVMGGSNNGRGNITAAAEFNFYVDPEAAKAVFAAGFDITVVPWTPLTLQRAVFGDPTLERIAALDTPLSRFFLRVCAATLDFDRRRGIDGTTHPDSLTTALLLHPELLTSTGRYHVDVETAGELTRGYSAMSWGIHGLEPNARVVEDIDAEAFRDYLISVLATPTAPPHAMYVDGAVVEPGPE; encoded by the coding sequence GTGCCGACCCCCCTGATCATCGACACCGACACCGCGCAGGACGACTGCGTCGCACTGCTCGTGGGACTGCTCGACCCCACGGCCGACCTGCGGGCGATCACCATGGTGGCCGGGAACATCGGATTCGACCGGCAGGTCCACAACGCCTTCCTGACCCTCAACGCGGCCGACCGGCTGGGGCGGGTCCCGATCCACCTCGGCTGCCGACGCCCCCTCACCCGCCCCTGGGTCAGTGCCGAGGACGTCCACGGGGACGGCTCGGGCGGACTGTCGGTGCCCACCCTCGCCGGAGAGCCCGAGGCGGAACACGCGGTCGACGCCCTCGTCCGCATCGCCGCCGAGCGACCGGGTGAGGTCACCGTCGTGTGCATCGGTCCGCTGACCAACATCGCCGCGGCCTGCCTGAGGGACCCGGACTTCGTCACCAACGTGCGTCAGCTCTACGTCATGGGCGGATCCAACAACGGGCGGGGCAACATCACCGCGGCCGCGGAGTTCAACTTCTACGTCGACCCCGAGGCCGCCAAGGCGGTGTTCGCCGCCGGCTTCGACATCACCGTCGTGCCCTGGACCCCGCTCACCCTCCAACGGGCGGTGTTCGGGGATCCGACGCTGGAGCGGATCGCCGCCCTGGACACGCCCCTGTCCCGTTTCTTCCTGCGCGTCTGCGCGGCGACCCTGGACTTCGACCGTCGCCGAGGTATCGACGGCACCACCCACCCCGACTCGCTCACCACCGCGCTGCTGCTCCACCCCGAGCTCCTGACCAGCACGGGTCGCTACCACGTTGACGTGGAGACGGCGGGCGAGCTCACGCGCGGATACTCGGCGATGTCGTGGGGAATCCACGGCCTCGAGCCCAACGCGCGCGTCGTGGAGGACATCGACGCCGAGGCCTTCCGGGACTACCTGATCTCGGTGCTGGCGACGCCGACCGCGCCGCCTCACGCGATGTACGTGGACGGCGCGGTCGTGGAGCCCGGACCCGAGTGA
- a CDS encoding ABC transporter permease yields the protein MTTLTHTRIVLARELRPVVRDPLSLVFTLVQPLVFLALFAPLLGGLPGMESSLNWFVPGVLAMIVLFGTSATGSNLLYEITTGSHERMLVTPLNRSALLLGRAVKEIVPLLAQALLIIAVSSAFGFRFSVPGGLLGLVILCVFGMGVGALSYSLALPLKDREWVFWLVQQTLMFPLLILSGMLLPLDMGPEWLRVAAQFNPLTHIVDAQRALFGGELGDAAVLNGAIAALATLVVGLWVGLRSIRNAKV from the coding sequence ATGACCACCCTGACCCACACCCGGATCGTCCTGGCGCGCGAGTTGCGCCCCGTCGTACGGGACCCGCTCTCGCTGGTGTTCACGCTCGTCCAACCACTGGTCTTCCTCGCGCTGTTCGCTCCGCTGCTGGGTGGCCTGCCCGGCATGGAGTCGTCCCTGAACTGGTTCGTGCCCGGCGTGCTGGCCATGATCGTCCTGTTCGGCACGTCGGCCACCGGGTCGAACCTGCTCTACGAGATCACCACCGGTTCCCACGAGCGAATGCTGGTGACCCCGCTCAACCGCTCCGCGCTCCTCCTCGGCCGCGCCGTCAAGGAGATCGTGCCCCTACTCGCCCAGGCGCTCCTCATCATCGCGGTGTCCTCAGCGTTCGGGTTCCGCTTCTCCGTTCCCGGCGGACTCCTGGGCCTGGTGATCCTGTGTGTGTTCGGGATGGGCGTCGGCGCCCTGTCATACTCCCTGGCACTGCCACTCAAGGACCGCGAGTGGGTGTTCTGGCTGGTGCAGCAGACACTCATGTTCCCGCTGCTCATCCTGTCGGGCATGTTGCTTCCCCTGGACATGGGACCGGAGTGGCTGCGTGTGGCGGCCCAGTTCAACCCGCTCACCCACATCGTCGACGCCCAGCGTGCCCTGTTCGGAGGTGAGCTCGGCGACGCGGCGGTCCTCAACGGCGCCATCGCGGCACTCGCCACCCTGGTCGTGGGCCTGTGGGTGGGACTCCGTTCCATTCGCAACGCCAAGGTCTAG
- a CDS encoding ATP-binding cassette domain-containing protein: MIHAQRLSRTFTVKGSPDPVHAVREIDLDIEAGELVALLGPNGAGKSTTLRMLTTLLTPTSGSARVAGYDVVTDAAAVRQNIGYIGQGNGAGHAHRVNDELVTQGLIFGLSTSESRRRSQEVLESLDLTDLTRRTVSELSGGQRRRLDIAIGLMHRPRLVFLDEPSTGLDPQNRVNLADHVRSLHRDHGTTVVLTTHYLEEADLLAERVIVVDQGRVIADDTPDTLKNDLAGDLVTITTQTPEDARSVLRVTERVGSPRETDQDGTTVRVRVSGGSALLPDLLRALDTDGVKVATAEVRRPTLDDVFLHLTGRSLREGETEDDQS, from the coding sequence ATGATCCATGCCCAGCGGCTGTCCCGGACCTTCACGGTCAAGGGAAGCCCCGACCCGGTCCACGCGGTGCGCGAGATCGACCTCGACATCGAGGCGGGCGAACTCGTCGCCCTTCTCGGCCCCAACGGCGCGGGGAAGAGCACCACCCTGCGCATGCTGACCACCCTGCTCACCCCAACGTCGGGCTCCGCACGGGTGGCCGGATACGACGTCGTCACCGACGCGGCCGCGGTGCGCCAGAACATCGGCTACATCGGCCAGGGCAACGGCGCCGGACACGCGCACCGGGTCAACGACGAACTGGTCACCCAGGGCCTCATCTTCGGTCTGAGTACGAGCGAGTCGCGCAGGCGGTCCCAGGAGGTCCTGGAGAGCCTCGACCTGACCGACCTCACCAGGCGCACCGTCAGCGAGCTCTCCGGCGGGCAGCGCCGCCGTCTGGACATCGCCATCGGGCTGATGCACCGTCCGCGCCTGGTGTTCCTGGACGAGCCCTCCACCGGACTCGACCCGCAGAACCGGGTCAACCTCGCCGACCACGTGCGCTCGCTCCACCGCGACCACGGAACGACGGTCGTGCTCACCACCCACTACCTCGAGGAGGCCGACCTCCTCGCCGAACGGGTCATCGTCGTCGACCAGGGCAGGGTCATCGCCGACGACACCCCCGACACACTCAAGAACGACCTCGCCGGCGACCTCGTCACCATCACCACGCAGACCCCGGAGGACGCCCGGAGCGTCCTCCGGGTCACCGAACGCGTCGGCTCGCCCCGGGAGACCGACCAGGACGGCACCACGGTGCGCGTCCGCGTCTCCGGAGGAAGCGCGCTGCTGCCCGACCTCCTACGCGCCCTGGACACCGACGGTGTGAAGGTCGCCACGGCGGAGGTTCGCCGTCCCACGCTCGACGACGTGTTCCTCCACCTCACCGGACGCAGTCTGCGCGAGGGCGAGACCGAGGACGACCAGTCCTGA
- a CDS encoding PadR family transcriptional regulator, whose protein sequence is MSATRLLVLGLARSHGRTHGYRLGTELYSIGADEWANVKWGSIYHALKQLTKKGWLAAFDGEVGDSGQCRTEYEVTPEGEEEFFRLLRVTVRTPEPQVDLRAAAIAFLPALTRDDAIALLETRVARLRETREELEPHYAVDDAEVRLSPDLRAAGTPSIVGELFGMWSHVTASEIEWTRGLVARLRSGAHTMAGEDPTAWGMPDLADSSPSGGD, encoded by the coding sequence ATGTCGGCGACCCGGTTGTTGGTGCTGGGGCTGGCCCGTTCGCACGGGCGTACCCACGGCTACCGGCTCGGCACCGAGCTCTACTCCATCGGGGCCGACGAGTGGGCGAACGTGAAGTGGGGCTCGATCTACCACGCGTTGAAGCAGCTCACGAAGAAGGGCTGGCTCGCGGCCTTCGACGGCGAGGTCGGCGACTCCGGCCAGTGCCGGACCGAGTACGAGGTCACGCCTGAGGGCGAGGAGGAGTTCTTCCGGCTGCTGCGCGTCACCGTACGCACCCCCGAGCCACAGGTCGACCTGCGCGCCGCCGCGATCGCGTTCCTGCCCGCACTCACCCGAGACGACGCCATCGCGCTGTTGGAGACGCGCGTCGCGCGACTGCGGGAGACACGTGAGGAACTCGAGCCGCACTACGCGGTGGACGACGCGGAGGTCCGGCTGTCACCGGACCTCCGCGCGGCCGGCACTCCCAGCATCGTCGGTGAGCTGTTCGGGATGTGGAGCCACGTCACCGCCAGCGAGATCGAGTGGACGCGCGGCCTGGTGGCCCGGCTTCGGTCCGGGGCACACACCATGGCCGGTGAGGATCCCACCGCTTGGGGCATGCCCGACCTCGCCGACTCCTCACCGTCGGGCGGCGACTGA
- a CDS encoding LutC/YkgG family protein — protein MSGSRERVLARVRAALRDVPAEESPRMATRPRVRRAHALGDVVPLFVENVADYRATVRRVTRGDLADAIGEAVRGRGVERLLVPADAEPRWLERIDAATTIVADTGLDVAGLDTVDGVVTGCALGVAETGTIVQDAGPGQGRRSASLIPDYHLCVVGEEQVVASVPQAVAALDPRRPLTWISGPSATSDIELDRVEGVHGPRTLDVLVVGP, from the coding sequence GTGAGCGGGTCCAGGGAGCGTGTGTTGGCGCGGGTGCGCGCGGCGTTGCGGGACGTACCGGCCGAGGAGTCGCCGCGGATGGCGACGCGGCCGCGCGTGCGCCGGGCACACGCGCTGGGCGACGTGGTGCCCCTGTTCGTGGAGAACGTCGCCGACTACCGGGCGACGGTGCGCCGTGTGACCCGTGGCGATCTCGCCGACGCGATCGGCGAGGCGGTGCGGGGCAGGGGCGTGGAACGGCTCCTGGTGCCGGCCGACGCCGAGCCGCGGTGGTTGGAGCGGATCGACGCCGCCACCACGATCGTGGCCGACACCGGGTTGGACGTGGCCGGCCTGGACACGGTGGACGGCGTGGTGACCGGGTGCGCGCTGGGTGTCGCCGAGACCGGGACCATCGTGCAGGACGCCGGCCCGGGCCAGGGGCGACGGTCGGCGTCGCTCATTCCTGACTACCACCTGTGCGTGGTCGGGGAGGAGCAGGTGGTGGCCAGCGTTCCCCAGGCCGTGGCCGCCCTCGACCCCCGACGCCCCCTGACCTGGATCAGTGGCCCCTCGGCCACGAGCGACATCGAGCTGGACCGGGTGGAGGGCGTGCACGGCCCCCGAACCCTGGACGTGCTCGTGGTCGGTCCCTGA
- a CDS encoding lactate utilization protein B, translating into MSATFLGFPAFPVSAHESTADPQLRHNLRTATHTIRTKRGAVTAELDDWAELRDAGARIKAHTLRHLDTYLPQFESAVQAAGGTVHWASDAAEANAIVTRLVQATGEREVVKVKSMATQEIELNQALADAGITAYETDLAELIVQLGDDLPSHILVPAIHRNRAEIREIFVRAMGRWGVPAPEGLSDDPAALAEAARVHLREKFLAAKVAISGANFAIADTGTLVVLESEGNGRMCLTLPETLISVVGIEKVLPTWRDLEVFLQLLPRSSTGERMNPYTSTWTGVSDGDGPREFHVVLLDNGRTDTLADTVGRQALRCIRCSACLNICPVYERAGGHAYGSVYPGPIGAILTPQLRGMAGELEASLPYASSLCGACFEVCPVAIDIPEVLVHLREQVVEGAGHRAEKAAMAAAEWVLGGDRRLSGAQRVASAARRFLPDRLPGPGAAWSDTRDVPEVPEESFRRWWSRDRGKGGAR; encoded by the coding sequence ATGAGCGCGACATTCCTCGGGTTCCCCGCGTTCCCGGTCTCCGCGCACGAGTCGACCGCGGACCCGCAACTGCGGCACAACCTGCGTACCGCGACCCACACGATCCGCACGAAGCGGGGCGCGGTCACCGCCGAGCTCGACGACTGGGCCGAGCTGCGCGACGCCGGCGCGCGGATCAAGGCGCACACGCTGCGCCACCTGGACACCTACCTCCCCCAGTTCGAGAGCGCCGTCCAGGCCGCCGGGGGGACGGTGCACTGGGCGAGCGACGCCGCGGAGGCCAACGCCATCGTGACCCGACTGGTCCAGGCGACCGGGGAGCGCGAGGTCGTGAAGGTCAAGTCCATGGCCACCCAGGAGATCGAGCTCAACCAGGCGCTCGCCGACGCCGGGATCACCGCCTATGAGACCGATCTCGCCGAACTCATCGTCCAGCTCGGCGACGACCTGCCCTCGCACATCCTCGTCCCCGCGATCCACCGCAACCGCGCCGAGATCCGTGAGATCTTCGTCCGCGCGATGGGACGTTGGGGCGTGCCCGCCCCGGAGGGTCTCAGCGACGACCCGGCCGCGTTGGCCGAGGCCGCGCGGGTGCACCTGCGGGAGAAGTTCCTGGCGGCCAAGGTCGCGATCTCGGGAGCGAACTTCGCGATCGCCGACACCGGGACACTCGTGGTCCTGGAGTCGGAGGGCAACGGTCGCATGTGCCTGACCCTCCCCGAGACCCTGATCTCGGTGGTGGGCATCGAGAAGGTCCTGCCGACGTGGCGGGACCTGGAGGTGTTCCTACAGCTTCTTCCCCGGTCGTCGACCGGGGAACGTATGAACCCCTACACCTCGACCTGGACCGGGGTGAGCGACGGGGACGGACCGCGTGAGTTCCATGTCGTGTTGTTGGACAACGGGCGCACCGACACGCTCGCCGACACCGTGGGGCGTCAGGCGCTGCGTTGCATCCGGTGCTCGGCGTGTCTGAACATCTGTCCCGTCTACGAACGTGCCGGCGGTCACGCGTACGGGTCGGTGTACCCCGGGCCGATCGGGGCGATCCTGACCCCGCAGTTGCGCGGTATGGCGGGCGAGCTCGAGGCGTCGCTTCCCTACGCCTCCTCGCTGTGTGGTGCGTGCTTCGAGGTGTGTCCGGTCGCGATCGACATTCCCGAGGTCCTGGTCCACCTTCGGGAACAGGTGGTGGAGGGGGCCGGACATCGTGCCGAGAAGGCCGCCATGGCGGCGGCGGAGTGGGTCCTGGGCGGGGACCGGCGGCTGTCGGGCGCCCAACGCGTGGCCTCCGCCGCGCGGCGGTTCCTCCCGGACCGCCTGCCGGGCCCGGGAGCCGCATGGAGCGACACCCGTGACGTTCCCGAGGTCCCCGAGGAGTCGTTTCGACGTTGGTGGTCCCGCGATCGGGGCAAGGGAGGCGCGCGGTGA
- a CDS encoding (Fe-S)-binding protein has product MRIALFVTCLNDTLFPRTGVAVVRLLERLGHEVVFPETQTCCGQMHYNTGYRRDAQRLAIATATTFADADAVVVPSASCAAMVRDNYPRLAPADSMLGRATADLTPRVHDLSEFLVDVLGTVDVGAYFPHTVTYHPTCHGLRLLGLGDRPYRLLGAVRGLRLRPLDASEECCGFGGTFSVKNPDVSAAMGGDKARNAQNTGAEVLCAVDNSCLMHIGGTLSRQRSGMRVMHIAEILASTEKEPAHP; this is encoded by the coding sequence ATGCGGATCGCACTGTTCGTCACCTGCCTCAACGACACCCTCTTCCCCCGCACGGGTGTGGCGGTCGTGCGACTCCTGGAGCGGCTCGGCCACGAGGTCGTCTTTCCCGAGACCCAGACCTGCTGCGGCCAGATGCACTACAACACCGGCTACCGTCGCGACGCCCAACGGCTCGCGATCGCGACCGCGACCACGTTCGCCGACGCCGACGCGGTGGTCGTGCCCTCCGCGTCGTGCGCGGCGATGGTGCGCGACAACTACCCGCGCCTGGCCCCGGCGGACTCGATGCTGGGCCGGGCCACCGCCGACCTCACGCCCCGCGTCCACGACCTGAGTGAGTTCCTGGTCGACGTGCTGGGCACAGTGGACGTGGGCGCCTACTTCCCGCACACCGTGACCTACCACCCCACGTGCCACGGACTGCGACTGCTCGGCCTGGGCGACCGTCCCTACCGGCTGCTGGGTGCCGTGCGCGGCCTGCGGCTGCGCCCTCTGGATGCCTCCGAGGAGTGCTGCGGCTTCGGTGGCACGTTCTCGGTGAAGAACCCGGACGTGTCGGCCGCGATGGGCGGCGACAAGGCGCGCAACGCCCAGAACACCGGCGCCGAGGTGCTGTGCGCGGTCGACAACTCCTGCCTCATGCACATCGGGGGAACCCTCTCCCGGCAGCGGTCGGGCATGCGGGTCATGCACATCGCCGAGATCCTGGCCTCGACCGAGAAGGAGCCCGCCCACCCATGA
- a CDS encoding FadR/GntR family transcriptional regulator, with product MGEDSGGPVTQRAVDHIMAKISHGELRPGDRLPTERVLAAELGLSRSSMREAVRVLSTIGVLETRQGSGVYVTPLGPEELLETFGVLAEISRGRTLVEVVQVRRMVEPPATALAAARIDDDGLARVHQHLRTLAVPGDLHDIVAADLAFHSEIVAAAGNATLSALHRGLSSRTFRTRVWQGHTDAGVAARLHHDHERIYRTLTDRDPLAAEAAAASHVLAVETWLTDHLDTFA from the coding sequence ATGGGGGAGGACTCCGGCGGGCCGGTGACCCAGCGCGCCGTCGACCACATCATGGCCAAGATCTCCCACGGGGAGCTGCGGCCCGGGGATCGACTCCCCACCGAACGGGTCCTCGCCGCCGAGCTCGGGCTCTCCAGAAGCTCGATGCGGGAAGCGGTCCGGGTTCTCAGCACGATCGGCGTGCTGGAGACCCGGCAGGGCTCCGGCGTCTACGTCACCCCGCTGGGGCCCGAGGAGTTGCTGGAGACCTTCGGGGTGTTGGCCGAGATCTCTCGCGGCCGCACCTTGGTGGAGGTCGTACAGGTACGGCGCATGGTGGAGCCGCCCGCAACCGCGCTGGCGGCCGCCCGTATCGACGACGACGGCCTCGCCCGTGTCCACCAGCACCTACGCACCCTCGCCGTACCCGGAGACCTCCACGACATCGTCGCCGCCGACCTGGCCTTCCACTCCGAGATCGTCGCCGCCGCGGGCAACGCCACCCTCAGTGCCCTGCACCGGGGGCTGTCGTCCCGCACGTTTCGCACCCGCGTGTGGCAGGGCCACACCGACGCCGGCGTCGCCGCGCGGCTGCACCACGACCACGAACGCATCTACCGCACCCTCACCGACCGTGACCCACTCGCCGCGGAGGCCGCGGCCGCCTCTCACGTCCTGGCCGTGGAGACGTGGCTCACCGACCATCTCGACACCTTCGCCTGA
- a CDS encoding sulfite exporter TauE/SafE family protein, with product MEGVELLVIVVAIFVGAFMKGMTGTGLPQIAIPIMAIFLGVERAVIVMAIPGVLTNAWMVWRYRHHLRFGRDLWVLGALGMGGAVLGTFGLTTFDARALAGILAGMIIVSLVVRFAHPGFRLEPAVSRYTSPPVGAAAGLLQGATGISGPLMTVYLHSFRQRKEVFMASIVTLFLLFAIPQTTVLFATGSYTPNRIAESLLALVPIAVALPLGNRLSDRLSARAFDGCVVAVLVASAAKLLYDAFVG from the coding sequence GTGGAGGGCGTCGAGTTACTCGTCATCGTGGTCGCGATCTTCGTGGGCGCGTTCATGAAGGGGATGACCGGGACCGGACTGCCCCAGATCGCGATCCCGATCATGGCGATCTTCCTGGGCGTGGAACGGGCCGTGATCGTGATGGCGATCCCCGGGGTGCTGACCAACGCCTGGATGGTGTGGCGCTACCGGCACCACCTGCGCTTCGGGCGGGACCTCTGGGTGCTCGGTGCCCTGGGGATGGGCGGCGCCGTGCTGGGCACGTTCGGCCTGACCACGTTCGACGCGCGCGCCTTGGCCGGCATCCTCGCCGGGATGATCATCGTGTCGTTGGTCGTGCGATTCGCGCACCCCGGGTTCCGCCTCGAGCCCGCGGTGAGCCGCTACACGTCACCTCCGGTGGGGGCCGCGGCGGGCCTGTTGCAGGGCGCGACCGGTATCTCCGGCCCGTTGATGACCGTCTACCTGCACAGTTTCCGCCAGCGCAAGGAGGTCTTCATGGCCTCCATCGTGACGCTCTTCCTGCTGTTCGCGATCCCCCAGACCACGGTCCTCTTCGCCACCGGCTCCTACACTCCCAACCGGATCGCGGAGAGCCTGCTGGCGCTGGTTCCGATCGCGGTCGCGCTGCCGTTGGGCAACCGTCTCTCCGACCGTCTGTCGGCCCGCGCCTTCGACGGCTGCGTCGTGGCGGTGCTCGTCGCCTCGGCGGCCAAACTGCTCTACGACGCGTTCGTGGGGTGA